The Sorangiineae bacterium MSr11367 genome window below encodes:
- a CDS encoding beta-galactosidase trimerization domain-containing protein translates to MSPPRRPLRRPRPRTPSPIWLPGDSPAPQALARRDFLRLGAAAFAVGLTPGMTACLPTGTPYGGIEPNGPTKEPPEQWLRDARTAGFEVAVDAKPWELRESLDILADSGVNVVEADSDLSAYLTDSEFDEQLAVLDLVAYGCHLRGMRCVAYYPTLEVLTADAASAQHVMSKEHPDWMQISIDGKPNMFVGGGGRVFWVDPGTESAWMCPASGYVDYFLGRVKRLVSARLDGLWGDVPLLSDIEGNWPCTNASCRDKFLKDTGLALPTEVNWDSPEFRRWVVWRHQLIWEFEQRILQAIKAAKPAAECIIETVTMDYNGGTIQGLDGAHAKPGELVRVWEVDAVSDGQAMRGATADDWNCMAIMMRHGTGASFGRPSWIFSYGYNEDDAERVMALAVATRNNPYETKIPLMCTTVGNGFRQRMYDWMARQQDLYVLPGANRAAVLFSSASRDFLDRNSGVGLYTSLNSVDSLWWSSEDQDSSLSTQYLADYRGTCKALIHAHVPFDVLPVVGVSAQALAGYKLLAVPSAVALSNDVLQAIKAFVTQGGTVLVTGNDGGSYDENGALRSEPALSSTLGLPAGEASWVSNAIAQGKVVYVSSRAGRDYFQSTNPAILTQFGNVAAAAGVQVATTGPKELLIDLRRAPDGLVLLCANMFGLGATSGTNGGGPYTEQNANFRVSIPDEGKVPNKVRFSEPTEGAIDRELAFEHKDGAVSFDVSVHALGLVRVSFT, encoded by the coding sequence ATGTCGCCACCTCGACGCCCGCTTCGTCGCCCCCGTCCCCGAACCCCTTCCCCTATCTGGCTCCCCGGCGATTCGCCCGCCCCGCAAGCGCTGGCCCGCCGTGATTTCCTGCGGCTCGGTGCCGCGGCCTTTGCCGTGGGGCTCACGCCCGGCATGACCGCGTGCCTCCCCACCGGAACGCCGTACGGCGGCATCGAGCCCAACGGGCCGACCAAAGAGCCGCCGGAACAATGGTTGCGGGATGCACGCACCGCCGGCTTCGAGGTTGCCGTCGACGCGAAGCCATGGGAATTGCGCGAGTCGCTCGACATCCTCGCCGACTCCGGCGTCAACGTGGTCGAGGCCGACAGCGATCTCTCGGCGTACCTCACCGACTCCGAATTCGACGAGCAACTCGCCGTGCTCGATCTCGTGGCCTACGGCTGCCACCTGCGCGGCATGCGCTGCGTCGCCTATTACCCGACGCTCGAAGTGCTCACCGCCGACGCGGCCAGCGCCCAGCACGTGATGAGCAAAGAGCACCCCGATTGGATGCAAATCAGCATCGACGGCAAGCCGAACATGTTCGTCGGCGGCGGCGGCCGTGTCTTCTGGGTCGATCCCGGCACGGAAAGCGCGTGGATGTGCCCGGCCAGCGGATACGTCGATTACTTCCTGGGCCGGGTCAAACGACTCGTGTCCGCCCGCCTCGATGGCCTCTGGGGCGACGTGCCCCTCCTGTCGGACATCGAGGGCAATTGGCCGTGCACCAACGCATCATGCCGCGACAAGTTCCTCAAGGACACGGGCCTGGCCCTGCCCACCGAGGTCAATTGGGATAGCCCCGAATTCCGTCGCTGGGTGGTCTGGCGCCATCAGCTCATTTGGGAATTCGAACAACGGATTCTCCAAGCCATCAAGGCAGCCAAGCCCGCGGCCGAATGCATCATCGAAACCGTCACCATGGATTACAACGGCGGCACCATCCAAGGGCTCGATGGCGCGCACGCCAAGCCGGGCGAGCTGGTGCGCGTTTGGGAGGTCGACGCGGTGAGCGACGGCCAAGCGATGCGCGGCGCCACCGCCGACGACTGGAACTGCATGGCCATCATGATGCGCCATGGAACCGGCGCATCGTTCGGGCGCCCCTCGTGGATCTTCAGCTACGGCTACAACGAGGACGATGCCGAGCGCGTGATGGCGCTGGCCGTCGCCACACGCAACAACCCGTACGAGACGAAGATCCCGCTGATGTGCACCACCGTCGGCAACGGCTTTCGCCAGCGCATGTACGACTGGATGGCGCGGCAGCAAGATCTCTACGTGCTGCCGGGCGCCAACCGCGCCGCGGTGCTCTTTTCCTCGGCCAGCCGCGACTTTCTCGATCGCAACTCGGGCGTCGGCCTCTACACGTCGCTCAACTCCGTCGATAGCCTATGGTGGTCCAGCGAAGATCAGGACTCCTCGCTCTCCACGCAGTATTTGGCCGACTACCGCGGCACGTGCAAAGCGCTCATCCATGCCCACGTGCCGTTCGACGTCCTGCCGGTGGTTGGCGTGTCCGCGCAAGCACTTGCAGGATACAAGCTTTTGGCCGTCCCCAGCGCCGTGGCGCTCTCGAACGACGTGCTTCAAGCGATCAAAGCCTTCGTGACCCAAGGCGGCACCGTGCTCGTGACGGGCAACGACGGCGGCTCCTACGACGAGAACGGCGCCCTTCGCAGCGAGCCCGCCCTGAGCTCGACCCTCGGGCTCCCTGCGGGCGAGGCTTCCTGGGTTTCCAATGCCATCGCGCAAGGCAAAGTGGTTTACGTCTCCTCGCGCGCGGGGCGTGATTATTTCCAATCGACGAATCCGGCGATCCTCACGCAATTCGGGAATGTCGCGGCGGCGGCGGGCGTGCAGGTGGCCACGACGGGTCCAAAGGAGCTGCTCATCGATCTGCGGCGGGCCCCCGATGGCCTCGTGCTGTTGTGCGCCAACATGTTCGGACTGGGGGCCACCAGCGGAACGAACGGCGGCGGGCCCTATACCGAGCAGAATGCCAACTTCCGCGTGTCGATTCCGGACGAGGGAAAGGTGCCCAACAAGGTTCGCTTTTCCGAGCCCACGGAGGGCGCGATCGATCGGGAGCTCGCGTTCGAGCACAAAGACGGCGCCGTCTCGTTCGACGTGTCGGTGCACGCCCTGGGTTTGGTGCGGGTGAGTTTCACATAG